In Halococcus salifodinae DSM 8989, the following are encoded in one genomic region:
- a CDS encoding transcription initiation factor IIB encodes MVEITQTERESVESETTETEQATETCPECDGRLTHDSEHGERACSECGLVVDEDEIDHGPEWRAHTQKERNEKSRVGAPTTNLMHDKGLSTKISWQDKDAYGNTLSSQKRQQMQRLRTWDERFRTRNPKERSLKQALSEIERMSSALGLPKSVRETAGVIYRRALEENLLPGRSVEGVSTAALHIASRQANIPRSLDTLTEVSRIGKLPITRTYQYVARELEINLPPADPLEYLPRFVSALDRSDEVERRSRELLETVSEDEPSYLSGKNPVGLAAAAVYAGSLLCNEKVTQKAVGEVADISEVTIRNRYKELLEFQDDVPTP; translated from the coding sequence ATGGTCGAAATCACCCAAACAGAACGCGAATCCGTCGAGTCCGAGACGACCGAGACCGAGCAGGCGACCGAAACATGTCCAGAGTGTGATGGTCGGCTCACCCACGACTCCGAACATGGCGAACGCGCCTGTAGCGAGTGTGGACTCGTCGTCGACGAAGACGAAATCGATCACGGCCCAGAATGGCGAGCTCATACGCAGAAAGAGCGCAACGAGAAGTCCCGTGTCGGTGCGCCCACAACCAATCTGATGCACGACAAGGGCCTCTCGACCAAGATCAGCTGGCAGGACAAAGACGCCTACGGCAACACGCTGAGTTCGCAAAAACGCCAGCAGATGCAGCGCCTCCGAACGTGGGACGAACGCTTTCGGACACGCAATCCCAAAGAACGCAGCCTCAAGCAAGCGCTCAGTGAAATCGAGCGGATGTCGAGTGCACTGGGACTGCCAAAATCCGTGCGTGAGACCGCAGGGGTGATCTACCGCCGTGCGCTCGAAGAGAACTTGCTTCCTGGCCGTTCTGTCGAAGGGGTCTCGACTGCCGCTCTGCATATTGCATCCCGGCAGGCCAATATCCCCCGATCACTCGACACCCTCACCGAAGTGTCACGGATTGGAAAACTCCCGATCACACGAACATACCAATATGTTGCTCGCGAGCTCGAGATCAACCTGCCGCCAGCAGACCCACTGGAGTATCTTCCGCGATTCGTGTCTGCTCTCGATCGATCCGACGAGGTCGAACGCCGAAGTCGCGAGCTGCTCGAAACAGTCAGCGAGGATGAGCCGAGCTATCTGAGCGGGAAAAATCCAGTCGGGCTGGCCGCCGCTGCGGTCTACGCTGGGTCGCTCCTCTGTAATGAGAAGGTCACACAGAAGGCCGTCGGCGAGGTCGCTGATATCTCTGAGGTCACGATCCGGAATCGATACAAGGAACTCCTCGAATTCCAGGATGACGTGCCAACACCATAG